A window of the Synechococcus sp. JA-3-3Ab genome harbors these coding sequences:
- a CDS encoding WD40 repeat domain-containing serine/threonine-protein kinase: MVGQTLAGRYQILEELGSSGQTYLAQDGHCPEQSWVVIRRWQPRSPKGEEPSAARQRFQQAMALRERLGSHDAIPRLLAYFEEEGGFYWVEEWIQGQTLEQALRQTTEQGQLWSEVEVRAFLQDVLQTLAFLQGEGVSHGNLRPSCLLCRQSDGRWMVLGLGQAMASAGSGLEASSAGGDLDALGLLALQALSGIPTHKLFRDPLTGELRWHDLAPTSAPFAAFLDGLVGCDPRQRFASAAAALAALQALSLAEGVSPGAEILPDPVAVDPWQEPTTPPRSPVSLRARFWIPPLWAGSSLAALLVLFGVAAWQLAANLSRWGEKAVVPRDSVPPAGTMANLGSAGPNSFSFTEQPPNPSKTGSPALDLADWAKSLRLKAKLEGPAAITALAISPDGNLLVAGGDDGVIRFWDPQAGQLLQSWTGHEGSIETLAISPDGTFLVSGGADKTVRVWDLAALGDPALRSGEGVPRLQLQGHTDLINSVAISPDGRWIASGSADRTIRLWQAEDGQLVRTIDSAAYPVTQGAGITAVAFAPSGLAEEGSSPWILVAANGNPAVYLWDPRSGALLKTLEADYPIEQVLLSPDGRHLLAASASGIWIWNVGTGSRERTLPQPLSGLATLALSPDGRLLASSTDHRAQQIKLWDLRSGKELRTLGGQTWMVSALLFGPDGQTLLSGGADGAIRIWGPEHPASEAEKGTQP, translated from the coding sequence ATGGTAGGGCAAACCTTGGCTGGCCGCTATCAGATCCTAGAAGAACTGGGATCCAGCGGGCAAACCTACCTGGCCCAAGATGGCCATTGCCCCGAACAGAGCTGGGTGGTGATCAGGCGTTGGCAACCTCGCTCTCCCAAGGGGGAAGAGCCCTCTGCTGCCCGGCAGCGATTTCAACAGGCAATGGCGCTGCGGGAACGCCTGGGATCCCATGACGCTATCCCGCGCCTGCTGGCCTATTTTGAGGAGGAAGGGGGCTTTTACTGGGTGGAAGAGTGGATCCAGGGGCAGACACTGGAACAGGCCCTGCGCCAGACCACGGAGCAAGGGCAGCTTTGGTCAGAGGTGGAGGTGCGGGCCTTTTTGCAAGATGTGTTGCAGACTCTAGCCTTTCTGCAGGGTGAGGGGGTGAGCCACGGCAATTTGCGGCCCTCTTGCTTGCTCTGCCGACAGTCCGATGGCCGTTGGATGGTATTGGGCTTGGGCCAAGCTATGGCCTCTGCCGGTTCTGGATTGGAGGCTTCCTCTGCTGGCGGCGACCTCGATGCCTTGGGCCTCCTCGCCTTGCAAGCCCTCTCAGGGATCCCGACCCACAAGCTGTTTCGCGATCCGTTGACGGGAGAGCTGCGCTGGCACGATCTGGCTCCTACCAGCGCTCCTTTCGCCGCTTTTTTGGATGGCCTGGTGGGTTGCGACCCGCGGCAGCGCTTTGCTTCGGCAGCGGCAGCTCTGGCTGCCTTGCAGGCTTTGTCTCTGGCAGAAGGTGTCTCTCCCGGCGCTGAGATCTTGCCCGACCCTGTTGCCGTCGATCCCTGGCAGGAGCCGACTACGCCGCCGCGCTCTCCCGTATCGTTGCGGGCGCGTTTCTGGATCCCACCGCTTTGGGCGGGGAGCAGCCTGGCGGCTTTGCTGGTTTTGTTCGGAGTTGCTGCCTGGCAACTGGCGGCCAACCTTAGCCGGTGGGGAGAGAAGGCAGTTGTGCCTAGGGACTCTGTCCCGCCCGCGGGAACAATGGCAAATTTGGGATCCGCTGGGCCCAACAGCTTCAGCTTCACAGAGCAGCCGCCCAATCCCTCCAAGACTGGAAGCCCTGCCCTCGACTTGGCAGATTGGGCCAAGTCCTTACGGCTCAAGGCCAAGCTGGAAGGTCCCGCCGCCATCACCGCCCTGGCCATCAGCCCGGATGGAAATCTCCTGGTTGCCGGGGGGGATGACGGCGTCATCCGCTTTTGGGATCCCCAGGCCGGCCAACTACTGCAGAGCTGGACAGGCCACGAAGGCTCGATTGAGACGCTGGCCATCAGCCCGGATGGCACCTTTTTGGTGAGTGGAGGGGCAGACAAGACGGTGCGGGTCTGGGATCTGGCTGCTCTAGGGGATCCCGCCCTGCGGTCGGGGGAGGGGGTGCCACGGCTGCAATTGCAAGGACACACCGACTTGATCAACAGCGTCGCCATCAGCCCCGATGGCCGTTGGATCGCCAGCGGCAGCGCCGACCGCACCATCCGCCTTTGGCAAGCCGAGGACGGCCAGTTGGTGCGCACCATCGACAGCGCCGCCTACCCGGTTACCCAAGGGGCAGGCATTACGGCAGTGGCCTTTGCTCCCTCTGGGTTGGCGGAAGAAGGGAGCTCGCCCTGGATCCTGGTGGCTGCCAATGGGAATCCCGCCGTCTATCTCTGGGATCCCAGGAGTGGAGCGTTGCTGAAAACCCTCGAAGCCGACTACCCCATCGAGCAGGTGCTCCTCAGCCCCGATGGCCGCCACTTGCTCGCCGCCAGCGCTTCCGGCATCTGGATCTGGAACGTGGGCACGGGATCCCGGGAGCGCACCCTGCCCCAGCCCTTATCCGGCTTGGCCACCCTTGCCCTCAGCCCCGATGGTCGCTTGCTGGCCAGCAGCACCGATCACCGCGCCCAGCAGATCAAACTCTGGGATCTGCGCAGCGGCAAAGAGTTGCGCACTCTGGGCGGCCAGACCTGGATGGTGAGCGCTCTGCTGTTCGGCCCCGATGGTCAGACCCTTCTCAGCGGCGGCGCCGATGGCGCCATTCGCATCTGGGGGCCAGAACATCCCGCCTCTGAAGCGGAGAAGGGGACTCAGCCTTGA
- a CDS encoding BCD family MFS transporter produces MANIQRDPEVNGSAATALSSQPQPSAPPLPLLVMFRLGLFQMGLGMMSLLTLGVLNRVMIDPELLAIPATVVGGSLAMHQLVSPARVWFGQLSDAKPLLGTHRSGYVRLGSVLFALCIFLAVQVVWGLGQSFANSGWSPATYGWIALAALMFALYGLCLSACSTPFAALLVDVSDEHNRSQLVGIVWSMLMVGIAGGAIGSAVLLRGLDAENLQSTINRLFIIIPAVVILLGVIATWGVEERYSRYGSRSTLVGREDQITLGTAIKVLTASRQTVIFFGFLALMTMGLFIQQPILEPYGGEVFGMTVSQSTQLNAFWSLGILAGIVVTGFFIVPKLGKQTTTRLGCLLVALSFGLTIASGFTGEPRLLQLCMILFGLASGITTNGAISLMLDLTAAETAGTFIGAWGLAQAMSQALSTLIGGALLDLGRLLFPTSSVLAYATVFGVEAAVMLLAVYLLGRVSVAEFRENTNRALTEVLALELES; encoded by the coding sequence ATGGCCAATATTCAGCGGGATCCTGAGGTCAACGGGTCGGCGGCCACCGCCCTTTCTTCACAGCCTCAGCCTTCGGCGCCCCCCTTGCCTTTGCTGGTTATGTTTCGCCTGGGCCTATTTCAGATGGGCTTGGGGATGATGTCGCTGCTGACGTTGGGGGTGCTCAACCGGGTCATGATCGACCCGGAGCTGCTGGCCATCCCGGCTACGGTGGTGGGGGGATCCCTGGCCATGCACCAGTTGGTGTCTCCAGCCCGCGTCTGGTTTGGGCAGCTTTCCGATGCCAAGCCTTTGTTGGGGACGCACCGCAGCGGCTATGTGCGCCTGGGATCGGTGTTGTTTGCCCTGTGCATCTTCTTGGCGGTGCAGGTGGTGTGGGGCTTGGGGCAGAGCTTTGCCAACAGCGGCTGGTCGCCGGCTACCTACGGCTGGATTGCTCTGGCTGCCTTGATGTTTGCTCTCTACGGGCTGTGTCTGAGCGCCTGCTCCACGCCCTTTGCGGCGCTGCTGGTGGATGTTTCCGATGAGCACAACCGCTCCCAGTTGGTGGGGATCGTCTGGTCGATGCTGATGGTGGGCATCGCCGGGGGGGCGATTGGCTCGGCGGTGCTGCTGCGCGGCCTGGATGCCGAGAACTTACAGAGCACGATCAACCGCCTTTTCATCATCATCCCTGCCGTGGTGATCCTGCTGGGGGTGATCGCCACCTGGGGGGTGGAAGAACGCTACTCTCGCTACGGATCCCGTTCCACCTTGGTGGGTCGGGAAGACCAGATCACCCTGGGCACGGCCATTAAGGTGCTCACCGCCAGCCGCCAAACCGTGATCTTCTTCGGCTTTTTGGCCCTGATGACCATGGGCCTGTTTATCCAGCAGCCGATTCTAGAGCCCTATGGCGGCGAGGTGTTCGGCATGACCGTATCCCAAAGTACCCAGCTCAACGCTTTCTGGAGCCTGGGCATTTTGGCGGGAATTGTGGTGACCGGATTTTTCATCGTGCCCAAGTTGGGCAAGCAGACCACCACCCGCCTGGGCTGCTTGCTGGTGGCCCTTTCTTTTGGCCTAACCATTGCCTCAGGGTTTACGGGCGAGCCGCGGCTGCTGCAACTGTGCATGATCCTGTTCGGCTTAGCTTCCGGGATCACCACCAACGGCGCCATCAGCTTGATGTTGGATTTGACAGCGGCTGAGACTGCCGGCACCTTTATTGGGGCTTGGGGCCTGGCCCAGGCGATGTCGCAGGCGCTTTCTACCCTCATTGGCGGCGCCTTGCTGGATTTGGGGCGGCTCCTCTTCCCCACTTCCTCGGTGCTGGCCTATGCCACCGTCTTTGGGGTGGAGGCGGCGGTGATGCTGCTGGCGGTGTACTTGCTGGGACGGGTGAGCGTGGCCGAGTTCCGGGAAAACACCAACCGCGCCCTGACCGAGGTGCTGGCGCTGGAGCTGGAAAGCTAA
- a CDS encoding NAD(P)/FAD-dependent oxidoreductase, whose amino-acid sequence MGRVVIIGAGLAGLTCAKVLAQAGQRDVLVLEKSDSPGGRVRTDAVEDFRLDRGFQVLFTAYPQVRRHLDLSQLDPRPYRPGAMLAQPGRCWLLGDPLRDLSSIFPSLLNPLASFGDKLKVLQLRAELARRTPEQVFQEGLGGSDCSVREFLERYGFSAKICQHFFYPFFRGILLDPELASSARLLAFYFKMMAEGAIVTPALGMGELARQLAGHLAPEQIRYQTPVERILVQEGKVRGIRTADGEEIPAEWVVCATDAPQARAWQAELCPHAAVPIPTQGRAVTCLYFCAPFSLTRGPYLYLNAGGQGWINHWVQLTHLSPALAPAGQHLYSVTVLGNPPLGDEELAQACRAELQVYFPKAPLKQLRLLRVYRIPFAQFVQPPGFQQHLVPTHSGLPGLLWAGEYTHQSSIEGSLRSGEQAAAWILQKSAL is encoded by the coding sequence ATGGGCAGAGTAGTCATTATCGGGGCGGGGCTGGCCGGCTTGACCTGCGCCAAGGTGCTGGCCCAAGCGGGCCAAAGGGATGTTCTGGTCCTAGAGAAAAGCGACAGCCCCGGCGGGCGGGTGCGCACCGACGCGGTGGAAGACTTTCGTTTGGATCGCGGCTTTCAGGTGCTGTTTACGGCCTATCCCCAGGTGCGGCGGCATCTGGATCTGAGCCAGCTCGATCCCCGCCCCTACCGTCCGGGAGCCATGTTGGCCCAACCCGGTCGCTGCTGGCTGTTGGGAGATCCCCTGCGGGATCTGTCCAGTATCTTTCCTTCCCTGCTCAACCCCTTGGCCAGCTTTGGCGACAAGCTCAAGGTGCTGCAGTTGCGGGCAGAGCTGGCGCGGCGCACCCCGGAGCAGGTTTTCCAAGAAGGACTGGGGGGATCCGATTGTTCGGTGCGGGAGTTTCTGGAAAGGTACGGGTTCTCCGCCAAGATCTGCCAGCACTTTTTCTACCCCTTTTTCCGCGGCATTCTTTTGGATCCGGAGCTGGCCAGCAGCGCCCGCCTCTTGGCCTTCTATTTCAAGATGATGGCCGAGGGAGCCATCGTCACCCCGGCCTTGGGTATGGGAGAACTGGCCCGCCAACTGGCCGGCCACCTTGCCCCAGAGCAGATCCGCTACCAAACCCCGGTGGAGCGCATCCTGGTCCAAGAGGGAAAAGTGCGCGGGATCCGCACCGCCGACGGCGAGGAGATCCCTGCCGAGTGGGTGGTCTGCGCCACCGATGCTCCTCAAGCGCGGGCCTGGCAAGCGGAGCTCTGCCCCCACGCCGCTGTACCCATCCCCACCCAGGGACGAGCGGTGACCTGCCTTTACTTCTGCGCCCCCTTTTCCCTAACTCGCGGCCCTTATCTGTACCTCAACGCCGGCGGCCAAGGCTGGATCAACCACTGGGTGCAGCTCACCCACCTCAGCCCGGCGCTGGCTCCTGCTGGCCAGCACCTCTATTCGGTGACGGTGCTGGGAAATCCCCCTCTGGGCGATGAAGAGCTGGCCCAAGCCTGCCGGGCCGAGCTGCAGGTCTATTTTCCCAAAGCCCCCTTGAAACAGTTGCGCCTGCTGCGGGTGTATCGCATCCCTTTTGCCCAGTTTGTGCAGCCGCCTGGCTTCCAGCAGCATTTGGTTCCCACCCATAGCGGCCTGCCAGGCCTTCTCTGGGCTGGAGAGTACACTCACCAGAGCAGCATCGAGGGATCCCTGCGCAGCGGCGAACAGGCAGCGGCGTGGATTCTCCAAAAATCGGCCTTGTAG
- a CDS encoding glycerophosphoryl diester phosphodiesterase membrane domain-containing protein, which produces MKGVDWAAHEDPSAMQSATLSPILLLRRSFELVGPIYWPLLILTSSSHIAFFVVGLTSPSLGMILSLLLLAYVLVGAPILTGAAFWLVDQHLKQRTPLLGNSLDQAFSKAVPLIFGSLLVNLISSLGMQLFVFPGIYCRVRLAFTLCAIALEDKGATEGLGYSWNLVRGRWWGVFWAFLVVVLIFGISILLLPFVVAILGATLAAVVTGGNTDIIGLALLVWAPVVALLAVVVGFAAFTAVTPIFNVYTVLLFRSLQQLQAQAA; this is translated from the coding sequence ATGAAGGGGGTGGACTGGGCTGCCCACGAGGATCCCTCTGCCATGCAAAGCGCCACCCTTAGCCCGATTCTGCTCTTGCGGCGGTCGTTTGAGTTGGTAGGTCCCATCTACTGGCCGCTGCTGATCCTGACCTCTTCTAGCCATATCGCGTTCTTCGTTGTAGGTCTGACCTCACCTTCCCTCGGGATGATCCTCTCCTTGCTCCTCCTGGCCTATGTCCTAGTCGGCGCGCCCATCTTGACAGGAGCAGCCTTTTGGCTGGTGGATCAGCACTTGAAGCAGCGAACTCCCTTGCTGGGCAATAGCTTGGATCAGGCTTTCTCTAAGGCAGTGCCTCTGATATTCGGCAGCCTCCTGGTGAATCTGATTTCCTCACTAGGGATGCAGCTGTTTGTGTTTCCCGGCATCTATTGCCGGGTAAGGCTAGCTTTCACCCTCTGCGCAATTGCCCTGGAGGACAAGGGTGCCACAGAAGGGTTGGGCTACAGTTGGAACCTGGTCAGGGGCCGTTGGTGGGGGGTGTTTTGGGCATTCCTGGTCGTGGTTTTGATCTTCGGCATCTCAATCCTGCTTTTGCCTTTTGTTGTGGCGATCTTGGGAGCTACCCTAGCTGCAGTTGTAACTGGGGGTAATACCGACATCATAGGACTTGCGCTTCTGGTTTGGGCGCCTGTGGTAGCTCTCTTAGCAGTTGTGGTCGGGTTTGCCGCTTTCACGGCAGTCACGCCTATCTTCAATGTCTACACGGTGCTCCTGTTCCGATCCCTGCAGCAGCTGCAAGCGCAAGCAGCGTAG
- a CDS encoding DUF6464 family protein: MSSVNPALPIQWIDADSGEVVEECPWESSPHPGTYIQLAEQHYLILEKRHSYQLRQGKYHLCGIRALIRPVSPPPEAGQFLGDPSCRFNARSPLLRCAVNPSGPCQGCRHYEPAKGR, translated from the coding sequence ATGTCTTCTGTCAACCCGGCCTTGCCCATTCAGTGGATCGATGCGGATTCGGGAGAGGTGGTGGAGGAATGCCCCTGGGAGAGCAGCCCCCATCCGGGTACCTACATCCAACTGGCCGAGCAGCACTACCTAATTTTGGAAAAGCGTCATTCCTACCAATTGCGGCAGGGCAAGTATCACCTCTGCGGCATCCGCGCCCTCATTCGCCCGGTGAGCCCACCTCCCGAAGCAGGCCAGTTTCTGGGGGATCCCTCCTGCCGCTTCAACGCCCGCTCGCCCCTGTTGCGCTGCGCCGTCAACCCCAGCGGGCCCTGCCAGGGGTGTCGCCACTACGAGCCGGCCAAAGGGCGTTAG
- a CDS encoding HEAT repeat domain-containing protein, with amino-acid sequence MTVSALDPVNPARLEEIAERLRSPRPADRMVALAQLRDVPAEEAVPLILQVIDDENLQVRSFAVFALGIKQTDACLPKLLEILTQDPDYGIRADAAGALGYLEDPRAFEALVRAFYEDVEWLVRFSAAVALGNLKDPRAYDVLLRALEGPEELLQQAAIAALGELGDLRALDHILRFAQSEDWLVRQRLAQALGNLPSPKSVSALNYLAKDPHDSVAAAALDSLRRLRQRGFPEPGSRPADSEAS; translated from the coding sequence ATGACTGTCTCTGCTTTGGATCCTGTCAACCCCGCTCGTCTGGAGGAGATTGCCGAGCGGCTGCGCAGCCCGCGCCCTGCGGATCGCATGGTGGCCTTGGCGCAATTGCGGGATGTGCCGGCAGAAGAGGCGGTGCCGCTGATTTTGCAGGTCATCGACGACGAAAACCTGCAGGTGCGCTCTTTTGCCGTGTTTGCCTTGGGGATCAAGCAGACGGACGCCTGTTTGCCCAAGCTGCTGGAGATTCTCACCCAAGACCCGGACTACGGCATTCGCGCCGATGCGGCAGGCGCCCTGGGCTACTTGGAAGATCCGCGGGCTTTTGAGGCGCTGGTGCGTGCTTTTTATGAAGATGTGGAGTGGCTGGTGCGCTTCAGCGCCGCCGTGGCCCTGGGCAACCTGAAGGATCCCCGAGCCTACGACGTATTGCTGCGGGCGTTGGAGGGGCCGGAAGAGCTGCTGCAGCAGGCGGCCATTGCTGCTCTGGGAGAACTGGGGGATTTGCGGGCGTTGGATCACATCCTGCGGTTTGCCCAGTCGGAAGATTGGCTGGTGCGGCAGCGGCTGGCCCAGGCCTTGGGAAATCTGCCTTCGCCCAAGAGCGTTTCCGCCCTCAACTATCTGGCCAAAGATCCCCACGATAGCGTTGCCGCGGCGGCTTTGGATTCGCTGCGGCGGCTGCGCCAAAGGGGCTTCCCGGAACCGGGATCCCGGCCAGCCGATTCAGAAGCAAGCTAA
- a CDS encoding IS630-like element ISSoc15 family transposase, translating to MPTHSLDLRQRVVAAYQAGNTSIRQVAKRFMVTKRTVHRWVRQYQQTQDLAPKKAGTKRVGILEQHRQEVMAIITEHPDFYLWQYQELLRERLGINVSIVTIHNFLKKQGMTLKKKTYRSAKVKEEEVKRERLAYSQEVRNIPAEDLIAIDQTGVWEGMERRVSRSLRGQRAYHYRQRYKGEKYTVIGAISLRGVVGCRVIKGGMKKGDFLEFLRSELCPKLDARKVVIMDNLNIHKSREVEELIRGTGARILYLPVYAPELNPIEMMWSVLKHFIRQLCRIGKYSMEQIVKTSLLLINPSSFRSWFAKCCYCTP from the coding sequence ATGCCGACTCATTCTTTGGATTTGCGGCAAAGAGTTGTAGCAGCCTATCAGGCAGGTAACACCTCCATCCGCCAGGTAGCTAAACGCTTCATGGTGACCAAAAGAACAGTACACCGCTGGGTGCGTCAGTACCAACAAACTCAAGATTTAGCCCCTAAGAAAGCAGGCACCAAGCGAGTGGGCATTTTGGAACAACATCGGCAGGAAGTGATGGCAATTATTACAGAACACCCAGACTTCTACCTGTGGCAGTATCAAGAACTGTTGCGCGAGCGCTTAGGAATCAATGTAAGCATCGTCACGATACATAATTTCTTGAAAAAGCAAGGAATGACTCTAAAAAAAAAGACCTACCGCAGTGCAAAAGTCAAAGAAGAGGAGGTGAAAAGGGAACGACTAGCTTATAGTCAAGAAGTCAGGAATATTCCAGCGGAGGATTTGATTGCCATCGACCAGACGGGAGTCTGGGAAGGAATGGAGCGGAGAGTATCTCGGAGTTTACGCGGTCAAAGGGCTTATCATTATCGTCAGAGATACAAGGGTGAAAAGTATACGGTTATTGGAGCTATTTCCTTGAGAGGTGTAGTTGGCTGTCGTGTCATCAAGGGTGGGATGAAGAAAGGAGATTTTTTGGAGTTTTTGAGAAGCGAGTTATGTCCGAAGCTAGATGCGAGGAAGGTTGTGATTATGGACAATTTGAATATCCACAAGAGTCGGGAAGTTGAGGAATTGATTAGGGGGACAGGAGCACGAATCCTATACCTGCCTGTGTATGCGCCGGAGTTGAATCCCATTGAGATGATGTGGTCGGTATTGAAGCATTTTATTCGGCAGCTTTGCAGAATTGGGAAGTATAGCATGGAGCAGATAGTGAAGACTTCTTTACTACTGATCAATCCATCCTCCTTCCGAAGTTGGTTTGCTAAGTGCTGCTATTGTACCCCTTGA
- the mnmA gene encoding tRNA 2-thiouridine(34) synthase MnmA, with product MATSPYPLVAPEIAGSPSRPRIVAALSGGVDSSTVAAILHEQGYAVEGVTLWLMRGKGQCCTDGLVDAAAICEQLGIPHHIVDSRELFQANIVDYLVAGYADGITPLPCSQCNKLVKFGPLLTYARETLGISQIATGHYARVRFNSELGRYQLLRAVDRQKDQSYFLYDLSQEHLAHSLFPLGNYTKAQTRQIAARYGLVTANKPESQDLCLIETYGSMRNFLDQHLGQRPGEIVDTQGRVLGSHQGIHHYTVGQRKGLGIASSRPLYVVRIDAAMNRVVVGEREEATQAEAWVRQVNWVSTPAPDEPLAVEVQVRYRTPAVPATLIPESPERVKLQFAEPQFGVTPGQAAVWYHGDLLLGGGILERPSP from the coding sequence ATGGCTACCAGCCCCTATCCTCTCGTTGCTCCAGAAATAGCCGGCTCCCCCTCTCGGCCTCGCATTGTGGCGGCTCTCTCTGGGGGGGTAGACAGCTCCACGGTGGCGGCCATTCTCCACGAACAGGGCTATGCCGTGGAGGGGGTGACTCTCTGGCTGATGCGGGGGAAAGGCCAGTGCTGCACCGACGGCCTGGTGGACGCCGCCGCCATCTGTGAGCAATTGGGGATCCCCCACCATATTGTGGATAGCCGCGAGCTGTTCCAAGCCAACATTGTCGATTACCTGGTGGCCGGCTATGCGGACGGGATCACACCGCTGCCCTGCTCGCAATGCAACAAGCTGGTGAAGTTTGGTCCCTTGCTAACCTATGCCCGCGAGACCCTGGGCATCTCTCAGATTGCCACCGGCCACTACGCGCGGGTACGTTTCAACAGCGAGCTGGGGCGATATCAACTGCTGCGGGCGGTGGATCGGCAGAAGGATCAGTCTTATTTTCTCTACGACCTCAGCCAAGAGCACCTGGCCCACAGCCTCTTCCCCTTGGGCAACTACACCAAGGCCCAAACCCGCCAGATTGCCGCGCGCTACGGCTTGGTTACGGCAAATAAGCCCGAAAGCCAGGATCTGTGCTTGATCGAGACCTACGGCTCGATGCGCAACTTTTTGGATCAGCACCTGGGTCAAAGGCCGGGGGAAATTGTCGATACCCAGGGGCGCGTGCTGGGATCCCATCAGGGCATTCACCACTACACTGTTGGCCAGCGCAAGGGGCTGGGCATTGCCTCTTCCCGCCCGCTCTATGTAGTGCGCATCGATGCGGCCATGAACCGCGTGGTGGTGGGGGAACGGGAAGAAGCCACCCAAGCCGAGGCCTGGGTGCGGCAGGTGAACTGGGTCTCGACCCCTGCGCCGGACGAGCCCTTAGCGGTAGAAGTGCAGGTGCGCTACCGTACCCCCGCCGTGCCGGCCACCTTGATCCCGGAATCGCCGGAGCGGGTAAAGCTGCAGTTTGCCGAGCCGCAGTTTGGGGTCACTCCTGGCCAAGCCGCCGTCTGGTACCACGGGGATCTCCTGCTGGGGGGAGGGATCCTGGAGCGCCCTTCTCCCTAG
- a CDS encoding ABC transporter permease has product MQWWKRLRQNRWAQAGAYILLVFYTCAIFAEFVAPYSPLESQPGGSLLPPTAIHFWDESGAWLGPHVYPTRQGPVDLETGERPLLVDTSRPAGIRLFVAGTPYRWLGLIPWDRHLFGTVPLRTEEGLPVARLHLLGTDDQGRDYFSRLVYGGRVSLFVGLVGIGISFPIGLLVGAISGYFGGWVDTLLMRLTEVLMSIPTLYLLVSLAAVLQVNPLTGVPFSNAERFLVIVAILSLVGWAGLARVIRGQVLSLRERDFVQAARVAGAGSLYLLVRHILPQTTTYVVISATLAVPGYIVAESVLSLIGLGIQQPDASWGNMLSLATNASVIILQPWLVLAPTLMVVLTSLSFNLLGDGLRDALDPRDPDPR; this is encoded by the coding sequence ATGCAGTGGTGGAAACGGCTTCGCCAAAATCGCTGGGCTCAAGCAGGAGCCTACATCCTCCTCGTTTTCTATACTTGCGCCATTTTTGCCGAGTTTGTCGCCCCCTACAGCCCGCTGGAATCGCAGCCGGGGGGATCCCTTCTGCCCCCCACCGCCATTCACTTTTGGGACGAGTCGGGGGCTTGGCTGGGACCCCACGTTTATCCAACTCGCCAGGGGCCGGTGGATCTGGAAACGGGCGAACGTCCGCTTTTGGTGGATACCAGCCGTCCCGCCGGGATCCGCCTGTTTGTGGCCGGCACCCCTTACCGTTGGTTGGGTTTGATCCCCTGGGATCGACACCTATTCGGCACTGTCCCTCTGCGGACGGAGGAAGGGCTGCCCGTAGCGCGGCTACACCTGCTGGGCACGGACGATCAAGGTCGCGACTACTTCAGCCGTCTGGTCTACGGTGGGCGCGTCAGCCTGTTCGTTGGCCTGGTGGGCATCGGCATCTCTTTTCCCATCGGTCTGCTGGTGGGGGCCATATCCGGCTACTTCGGCGGCTGGGTGGATACGCTGCTGATGCGGCTGACTGAGGTGTTGATGTCGATCCCGACGCTGTATTTGCTGGTGTCGTTGGCGGCGGTGTTGCAGGTGAACCCGCTGACCGGTGTGCCCTTCAGCAATGCCGAGCGCTTTTTGGTGATTGTGGCCATCCTCTCTTTGGTGGGTTGGGCGGGCTTGGCCAGGGTGATTCGGGGGCAGGTGCTGTCCTTGCGGGAGCGAGACTTTGTGCAGGCGGCGCGGGTGGCCGGGGCCGGATCCCTGTATCTGCTGGTGCGCCATATCCTGCCCCAGACCACCACCTACGTGGTGATCTCGGCAACCTTGGCGGTGCCCGGCTATATCGTGGCAGAGTCGGTGCTGAGCTTGATCGGCCTGGGGATCCAACAGCCGGATGCCTCGTGGGGGAACATGCTGTCGCTGGCCACCAACGCTTCGGTAATCATTCTGCAGCCCTGGCTGGTGCTGGCCCCCACCCTGATGGTGGTGCTCACCTCCCTGTCTTTTAACTTGCTGGGAGATGGCCTGCGAGATGCCCTCGACCCGCGGGATCCTGATCCTCGCTGA